A genomic stretch from Setaria viridis chromosome 1, Setaria_viridis_v4.0, whole genome shotgun sequence includes:
- the LOC117862964 gene encoding uncharacterized protein yields MGTSKRYLLMTALILIIMVISVAMNAALIVALVIKDCGLAEFVRIPNTSFVQIVLVALLSFNFTICLVFKLLWSVRTSVDEKIDPQVLLENGHNHRVGQKKNPSTDATDINDHVLGELEDTIKAPGAGLDPVLGSECETTPEQIMIFNENDETFDVGETPLSKISQEHLGQTIGKEIPISKDLCVKPTDPVSCHNSFPPSEHEGIARSLILPSGQPSTSKVHSTKNMLDMIDYLAVEGFANGEIVRNAVSDALSQQVAELISTRRKEKNETLRFCNEYASSVNFRQFREPFSAHLQFADFLDVFWGNLFDLHGKLTEKGKIIRLDLLIGLDIEEKIKSCPCCFDGTPEGLCGPFNPVNLSIMKTPPLFKINNSICPEQGNCTLPAVVHLRKCIMDSFLQEDRSLLESDEVSYFVMENDHIQYEVPIYKKLHRIAKSIGMGSNSTSYRAPCPLEELSAMTVLVKKCSSQQVAQQASKTNVYFSYNELKGLLLNSFRACILNLSNLEKADWLFQHRGGHDEKLVGLAAEMVIFRDICPIGAFSPNAVVDSDGKMFNVCTSVLGCGDACIWLPSLIISFGVWCISRIFEVLLLEKQPVLLGEYSRVLNRLQGILVPAFLNPVPPVSICPCAKAVENSRLLDGSQRISAGAVLEKLIEVEARAAIFGPEHAGVHDKEKENLELVLNRYRAWLSKVVFGE; encoded by the exons ATGGGTACCTCAAAACGTTACCTGCTTATGACGGCCCTTATCTTGATTATCATGGTCATATCAGTTGCCATGAACGCTGCACTCATTGTGGCACTGGTAATTAAGGACTGCGGGTTAGCTGAGTTCGTGAGAATCCCTAACACATCTTTTGTGCAAATTGTGCTGGTTGCTCTTCTATCCTTTAACTTTACAATCTGTTTGGTATTCAAACTACTATGGTCTGTAAGAACTTCAGTAGATGAGAAAATAGACCCACAGGTCTTGTTGGAAAATGGTCATAATCACAGAGTTGGTCAAAAAAAGAACCCCTCTACTGATGCAACAGATATCAATGATCATGTACTTGGAGAATTAGAGGACACCATCAAGGCTCCGGGGGCTGGACTTGACCCAGTTTTGGGCTCTGAATGTGAAACTACACCAGAGCAAATCATGATCTTCAACGAGAATGATGAAACATTTGACGTTGGAGAGACACCCTTGTCCAAGATATCCCAAGAGCATTTGGGTCAAACCATCGGTAAAGAAATTCCCATTTCTAAGGATTTATGTGTTAAGCCTACTGATCCAGTTTCATGCCACAATTCATTTCCCCCCTCTGAGCATGAAGGTATTGCAAGGAGTCTGATTCTTCCCTCTGGGCAACCTTCAACTTCTAAGGTCCATTCAACAAAGAATATGCTTGACATGATAGATTATCTTGCTGTTGAAGGTTTTGCTAATGGAGAAATTGTAAGAAATGCTGTTTCTGATGCCTTAAGTCAACAAGTTGCTGAATTGATATCCACAAGACGTAAGGAGAAAAATGAAACCTTGAGATTCTGTAATGAATATGCTAGCAGTGTGAATTTTAGACAATTTCGAGAGCCTTTTTCTGCACACCTCCAGTTTGCTGACTTCCTTGATGTCTTCTGGGGAAATTTGTTTGACCTGCATGGTAAATTGACAGAAAAAGGAAAGATCATAAGGTTGGACCTTCTTATTGGGCTGGATATTGAGGAGAAAATCAAAAGCTGCCCGTGTTGTTTTGATGGAACACCTGAAGGACTATGTGGTCCTTTCAATCCAGTAAATTTAAGTATCATGAAGACACCACCTTTGTTTAAAATCAATAATAGCATATGCCCTGAACAGGGAAATTGCACATTGCCTGCTGTTGTGCATCTCAGAAAGTGCATCATGGACTCATTCCTTCAGGAAGATCGTAGTCTATTGGAGTCTGATGAAGTATCATATTTTGTTATGGAAAATGATCACATACAATATGAAGTTCCCATATACAAAAAGCTTCACAGGATTGCTAAATCCATTGGCATGGGAAGCAACTCTACATCTTACCGGGCCCCTTGTCCATTGGAGGAGCTGAGTGCAATGACAGTTTTGGTTAAAAAATGTTCATCACAGCAAGTAGCTCAACAGGCTTCCAAGACAAATGTTTATTTCTCCTACAATGAACTGAAAGGGCTACTCTTGAATTCTTTTCGGGCTTGTATTCTGAATTTATCGAATCTTGAGAAGGCTGATTGGCTGTTCCAGCATAGAGGTGGGCATGATGAGAAGCTTGTTGGCTTGGCTGCTGAAATGGTGATATTTAGAGATATATGTCCAATCGGGGCATTCAGTCCGAATGCAGTAGTTGATTCTGATGGTAAAATGTTCAACGTTTGCACCTCGGTCCTGGGTTGTGGAGATGCATGCATATGGCTACCTAGTCTCATTATTAGCTTTGGTGTTTGGTGCATTTCTCGAATATTTGAAGTTCTGCTTTTAGAGAAGCAACCTGTGCTTCTGGGGGAGTATAGTAGGGTTCTCAATCGCCTTCAG GGTATTCTGGTTCCAGCATTCCTAAACCCAGTTCCACCTGTTTCCATATGTCCATGCGCCAAAGCTGTGGAAAATTCGAGGCTCCTTGATGGAAGCCAACGTATCAGTGCAGGAGCTGTGTTGGAGAAGCTGATCGAAGTTGAGGCCAGGGCTGCCATCTTTGGTCCAGAGCACGCTGGAGTCCATgacaaagagaaggaaaacCTGGAGCTCGTGCTGAACCGCTACAGAGCCTGGTTATCCAAGGTGGTGTTTGGGGAGTAG
- the LOC117843030 gene encoding protein CNGC15b isoform X2, whose amino-acid sequence MASGASRNVRFQNDIEVQHFRTSPRENLSSRKHGKGHDPKKCRLGFRGGCLDKACRNPTLKDRVLSRAFSEELESLVHAGSRLFFDPRGHLIHLWNKIFLAACLLSLFVDPLFLYLTGTQRNTCIEFKYPLALTLSMIRSLLDLFYAAHILFRFRTAFIAPSSRVFGRGELVIQPYKIARRYLGRTFWFDLVTALPLPQFVIWIVVPRLNDSPTGNRKNILRFSIIFQYLPRLFQIFPLSRQIVMATGVMTETAWAGAAYNLILYMLASHVLGALWYLFSVQRQESCWREACLLESPACQTMFFDCKAVSSNRTIWYELSNITSLCTTGSGFYPFGIYAEALDAKLTSSSFTQKYFYCFWWGLKNLSCLGQNLSTSLFIGEIAFAIVIGVLGLVLFGLLIGNMQSYLQATMVRLEEWRSKRTDMERWMHHRQIPQPLKQCVRRYHQYKWVATRGVDEEALLKDLPMDIRRDIKRHLCLDLVRRVPLFDEMDERMLEAICERLRPALYTRGTRLVRELDTVDSMLFIIRGYLDSYTTQGGRSGFFNSCRIGAGEFCGEELLTWALDPRPAASLPLSTRTVRAVSEVEAFALVADDLRFVASQFRRLHSAQIRHRFRFYSHQWRTWAACFIQAAWRRHKRRRASMEIRVREGGGVRAGGSLRRSRRHSIDGKALIKKPMEPDFTVQEED is encoded by the exons ATGGCATCCGGTGCTTCACGAAATGTCAG GTTTCAGAATGACATCGAGGTTCAGCACTTCAGAACAAGCCCCCGGGAAAACCTCAGCAGCAGGAAGCACGGCAAAGGCCACGACCCCAAGAAATGCCGTCTGGGCTTCCGCGGCGGGTGCCTGGACAAGGCCTGCCGGAACCCGACCCTCAAGGATCGGGTGCTGTCGCGCGCCTTCTCGGAGGAGCTGGAGTCGCTGGTGCACGCCGGGAGCCGCCTCTTCTTCGACCCGCGCGGGCACCTGATCCACCTGTGGAACAAGATCTTCCTGGCCGCCTGCCTGCTGTCGCTGTTCGTGGACCCGCTGTTCCTGTACCTGACGGGCACGCAGCGGAACACCTGCATCGAGTTCAAGTACCCGCTGGCGCTGACGCTGTCCATGATCCGGTCGCTGCTGGACCTCTTCTACGCCGCGCACATCCTGTTCCGCTTCCGCACCGCCTTCATCGCGCCGTCGTCGCGGGTGTTCGGGCGGGGGGAGCTCGTCATCCAGCCCtacaagatcgcaaggaggtaCCTCGGCCGGACGTTCTGGTTCGACCTCGTCaccgcgctgccgctgccgcagTTCGTCATCTGGATCGTCGTACCGAGGCTGAACGACTCGCCGACGGGGAACCGGAAGAACATCCTCCGATTCAGCATCATCTTCCAGTACCTCCCGCGGCTGTTCCAGATCTTCCCGCTGTCGCGGCAGATCGTCATGGCGACCGGGGTCATGACGGAGACGGCGTGGGCCGGCGCCGCGTACAACCTGATCCTCTACATGCTCGCAAGCCAC GTGCTGGGAGCGCTGTGGTATCTCTTCTCGGTGCAGCGGCAGGAATCGTGCTGGAGGGAGGCGTGCCTGCTGGAGAGCCCGGCGTGCCAGACCATGTTCTTCGACTGCAAGGCGGTGAGCAGCAACAGGACCATCTGGTACGAGCTGAGCAACATCACGAGCCTGTGCACCACGGGCAGCGGGTTCTACCCGTTCGGGATCTACGCGGAGGCGCTGGACGCCAAGCTCACGTCCTCCTCCTTCACCCAGAAGTACTTCTACTGCTTCTGGTGGGGGCTCAAGAACCTGAG TTGCTTAGGCCAGAATCTGTCGACGAGCTTGTTCATCGGTGAAATAGCCTTCGCCATCGTCATCGGCGTTCTCGGGTTGGTGTTGTTTGGCCTGCTCATCGGGAATATGCAA TCTTATCTCCAGGCAACGATGGTGCGTCTGGAGGAGTGGCGGTCGAAGCGGACGGACATGGAGCGGTGGATGCACCACCGGCAGATCCCGCAGCCGCTGAAGCAGTGCGTGAGGCGTTACCACCAGTACAAGTGGGTGGCCACCCGCGGCGTCGACGAGGAGGCCCTCCTCAAGGACCTGCCCATGGACATCCGCCGCGACATCAAGCGCCACCTCTGCCTCGACCTCGTCCGCCGGGTGCCCCTGTTCGACGAGATGGACGAGCGGATGCTGGAGGCCATCTGCGAGCGGCTGCGCCCGGCGCTCTACACCCGGGGCACGCGGCTGGTGCGGGAGCTGGACACCGTGGACTCGATGCTCTTCATCATCCGGGGCTACCTCGACTCCTACACGACGCAGGGCGGCCGGTCGGGCTTCTTCAATTCGTGCCGCATCGGCGCCGGGGAGTTCTGCGGGGAGGAGCTCCTGACGTGGGCGCTGGACCCGCGCCCCGCGGCGTCGCTGCCGCTCTCCACCCGCACCGTGCGCGCCGTGTCCGAGGTCGAGGCGTTCGCGCTCGTGGCCGACGACCTCCGCTTCGTGGCGTCGCAGTTCCGGCGGCTGCACAGCGCGCAGATCCGCCACAGGTTCCGGTTCTACTCGCACCAGTGGCGCACGTGGGCCGCGTGCTTCATCCAGGCCGCGTGGCGGAGGCACAAGCGCCGCCGCGCGTCCATGGAGATCAGGGTGCGCGAGGGCGGGGGCGTGCGGGCCGGGGGGAGCTTGAGGCGGTCCCGCCGGCATAGCATCGACGGCAAGGCGCTCATCAAGAAACCCATGGAGCCGGACTTCACGGTGCAAGAAGAGGACTAA
- the LOC117843030 gene encoding protein CNGC15b isoform X1 yields the protein MASGASRNVRFQNDIEVQHFRTSPRENLSSRKHGKGHDPKKCRLGFRGGCLDKACRNPTLKDRVLSRAFSEELESLVHAGSRLFFDPRGHLIHLWNKIFLAACLLSLFVDPLFLYLTGTQRNTCIEFKYPLALTLSMIRSLLDLFYAAHILFRFRTAFIAPSSRVFGRGELVIQPYKIARRYLGRTFWFDLVTALPLPQFVIWIVVPRLNDSPTGNRKNILRFSIIFQYLPRLFQIFPLSRQIVMATGVMTETAWAGAAYNLILYMLASHVRRRSPLSGFTLNFLVATQTSSFTLMKFFVFGWTRTPDECILQVLGALWYLFSVQRQESCWREACLLESPACQTMFFDCKAVSSNRTIWYELSNITSLCTTGSGFYPFGIYAEALDAKLTSSSFTQKYFYCFWWGLKNLSCLGQNLSTSLFIGEIAFAIVIGVLGLVLFGLLIGNMQSYLQATMVRLEEWRSKRTDMERWMHHRQIPQPLKQCVRRYHQYKWVATRGVDEEALLKDLPMDIRRDIKRHLCLDLVRRVPLFDEMDERMLEAICERLRPALYTRGTRLVRELDTVDSMLFIIRGYLDSYTTQGGRSGFFNSCRIGAGEFCGEELLTWALDPRPAASLPLSTRTVRAVSEVEAFALVADDLRFVASQFRRLHSAQIRHRFRFYSHQWRTWAACFIQAAWRRHKRRRASMEIRVREGGGVRAGGSLRRSRRHSIDGKALIKKPMEPDFTVQEED from the exons ATGGCATCCGGTGCTTCACGAAATGTCAG GTTTCAGAATGACATCGAGGTTCAGCACTTCAGAACAAGCCCCCGGGAAAACCTCAGCAGCAGGAAGCACGGCAAAGGCCACGACCCCAAGAAATGCCGTCTGGGCTTCCGCGGCGGGTGCCTGGACAAGGCCTGCCGGAACCCGACCCTCAAGGATCGGGTGCTGTCGCGCGCCTTCTCGGAGGAGCTGGAGTCGCTGGTGCACGCCGGGAGCCGCCTCTTCTTCGACCCGCGCGGGCACCTGATCCACCTGTGGAACAAGATCTTCCTGGCCGCCTGCCTGCTGTCGCTGTTCGTGGACCCGCTGTTCCTGTACCTGACGGGCACGCAGCGGAACACCTGCATCGAGTTCAAGTACCCGCTGGCGCTGACGCTGTCCATGATCCGGTCGCTGCTGGACCTCTTCTACGCCGCGCACATCCTGTTCCGCTTCCGCACCGCCTTCATCGCGCCGTCGTCGCGGGTGTTCGGGCGGGGGGAGCTCGTCATCCAGCCCtacaagatcgcaaggaggtaCCTCGGCCGGACGTTCTGGTTCGACCTCGTCaccgcgctgccgctgccgcagTTCGTCATCTGGATCGTCGTACCGAGGCTGAACGACTCGCCGACGGGGAACCGGAAGAACATCCTCCGATTCAGCATCATCTTCCAGTACCTCCCGCGGCTGTTCCAGATCTTCCCGCTGTCGCGGCAGATCGTCATGGCGACCGGGGTCATGACGGAGACGGCGTGGGCCGGCGCCGCGTACAACCTGATCCTCTACATGCTCGCAAGCCACGTACGCCGTCGATCGCCTCTATCTGGGTTCACCCTTAATTTCCTCGTCGCAACACAAACTTCTTCTTTTACCTTGATGAaattcttcgtttttggatgGACACGGACACCGGACGAATGCATATTGCAGGTGCTGGGAGCGCTGTGGTATCTCTTCTCGGTGCAGCGGCAGGAATCGTGCTGGAGGGAGGCGTGCCTGCTGGAGAGCCCGGCGTGCCAGACCATGTTCTTCGACTGCAAGGCGGTGAGCAGCAACAGGACCATCTGGTACGAGCTGAGCAACATCACGAGCCTGTGCACCACGGGCAGCGGGTTCTACCCGTTCGGGATCTACGCGGAGGCGCTGGACGCCAAGCTCACGTCCTCCTCCTTCACCCAGAAGTACTTCTACTGCTTCTGGTGGGGGCTCAAGAACCTGAG TTGCTTAGGCCAGAATCTGTCGACGAGCTTGTTCATCGGTGAAATAGCCTTCGCCATCGTCATCGGCGTTCTCGGGTTGGTGTTGTTTGGCCTGCTCATCGGGAATATGCAA TCTTATCTCCAGGCAACGATGGTGCGTCTGGAGGAGTGGCGGTCGAAGCGGACGGACATGGAGCGGTGGATGCACCACCGGCAGATCCCGCAGCCGCTGAAGCAGTGCGTGAGGCGTTACCACCAGTACAAGTGGGTGGCCACCCGCGGCGTCGACGAGGAGGCCCTCCTCAAGGACCTGCCCATGGACATCCGCCGCGACATCAAGCGCCACCTCTGCCTCGACCTCGTCCGCCGGGTGCCCCTGTTCGACGAGATGGACGAGCGGATGCTGGAGGCCATCTGCGAGCGGCTGCGCCCGGCGCTCTACACCCGGGGCACGCGGCTGGTGCGGGAGCTGGACACCGTGGACTCGATGCTCTTCATCATCCGGGGCTACCTCGACTCCTACACGACGCAGGGCGGCCGGTCGGGCTTCTTCAATTCGTGCCGCATCGGCGCCGGGGAGTTCTGCGGGGAGGAGCTCCTGACGTGGGCGCTGGACCCGCGCCCCGCGGCGTCGCTGCCGCTCTCCACCCGCACCGTGCGCGCCGTGTCCGAGGTCGAGGCGTTCGCGCTCGTGGCCGACGACCTCCGCTTCGTGGCGTCGCAGTTCCGGCGGCTGCACAGCGCGCAGATCCGCCACAGGTTCCGGTTCTACTCGCACCAGTGGCGCACGTGGGCCGCGTGCTTCATCCAGGCCGCGTGGCGGAGGCACAAGCGCCGCCGCGCGTCCATGGAGATCAGGGTGCGCGAGGGCGGGGGCGTGCGGGCCGGGGGGAGCTTGAGGCGGTCCCGCCGGCATAGCATCGACGGCAAGGCGCTCATCAAGAAACCCATGGAGCCGGACTTCACGGTGCAAGAAGAGGACTAA